Proteins encoded together in one Branchiostoma floridae strain S238N-H82 chromosome 18, Bfl_VNyyK, whole genome shotgun sequence window:
- the LOC118405561 gene encoding trafficking kinesin-binding protein 1-like isoform X16 translates to MHIAQNLGHSYVVTHSKQPGTPQYQRPALDENLGEALCSDRVAQMTKTYNDIEAVTRLLEEKERDLELAAKIGQSLLERNRLLSQKNDYLEEQLQIVSERNNQLQHELQLKEDLLQIYTQEESLSETDSSCTSPATGLIHIDVLQRKIKTLEEENFQIICEDLFSVQKAVKESTLDALWAMKTAAKLKTETVDYEEQEAKLVSDCVKELSTFQDELKEANTQIKQLTEELVRKNEDNARFQEESTSYLAQTIDLNKKLKKSALENEELQQHLRVAKETQQELTEELRDLEEKYQEVMGMLHEAQAEAKTMRKKTQPSSSTKRPYGSTLPGMFPLDSLASEIEHTMRQQIGDGFEGPSPKDQRTNTKRVMDTVRYIRRKPPPGKPIPGSNTTTTMTSMSNSPLCTNTIGSGSSYTSSPPSENYGADDDENSNVTGTDTTSSKSSNLGRPGIPGSNDLETALRRLSLRREAENIFRDRQRERRISECRESDISETSTPDESDSIMSTGSHLSFLSRGSSFSRPYIPEKLQIVKPMEGSMTLHQWQRLATPNLAGVLESQDGVHIKGYRHIEQDFTEEYHLSDVEEDDGCACLELDTRPNLSKSDAAAMIESNDHDDSTSVLSLTRSLSFTSFLAENLCVVIQPTSGSLSTNTTYTYTQCGILHPSDDNTSVSSRRCRKCSCCERWVRAPCIPGYLKTSGWDLLILGLCQACAISSSSGRPVPSVSMLRSQPPAVGTLRRTSISNSCSNLREATSTFSTNTGLAKLLKERGIQAMKPVKRKPERLNVDLKVSTQTTPSASASSLPRQKLHIDLDLNLPSNASINLKVGAPKPPPTPPNSPTKSAPILGTGGINSATFASKLARAMMMTSPNGNSSTDNSKYDIVNKVKEMDIGSMISTCAITTTTTTTSSLPSGPLPSTVMLGTGYRVSSIASPGPMSALSGNFKIPPSPKAQHHGSVRKNASF, encoded by the exons ATGCATATAGCACAGAATTTAGGTCACTCATATGTAGTTACCCACAGCAAGCAACCAGGCACACCCCAATACCAGAGGCCAGCTTTAGATGAAAACCTAGGAGAAG CCCTATGCTCGGATCGTGTGGCCCAGATGACGAAGACGTACAATGACATAGAGGCTGTCACACGACTTCTTGAAGAA AAAGAGCGGGACCTTGAGCTTGCTGCTAAGATTGGCCAATCACTGCTGGAGAGGAATCGACTCCTGAGCCAGAAAAATGATTACCTTGAGGAACAACTGCAGATTGTGTCAGAACGG AACAACCAGCTCCAACATGAGCTCCAGCTGAAGGAAGATCTGCTGCAGATCTACACCCAGGAGGAGTCTCTCAGCGAGACAGACTCCAGCTGCACCTCACCTGCCAC TGGACTCATCCATATTGATGTCCTTCAGAGGAAGATCAAGACTTTAGAGGAAGAGAATTTTCAGATAATTTGTGAG GATCTATTCTCAGTGCAGAAGGCTGTGAAAGAGTCTACCCTAGACGCCCTATGGGCCATGAAAACA GCTGCAAAGTTGAAGACAGAGACTGTGGACTATGAAGAACAAGAGGCCAAACTGGTTTCCGACTGTGTCAAGGAGCTAAGTACGTTTCAGGACGAACTAA AGGAAGCCAACACTCAAATCAAACAGCTGACTGAAGAGTTGGTGAGGAAGAATGAAGACAATGCGAGGTTTCAGGAGGAATCCACCAGCTACCTGGCACAGACCATCGACCTTAACAAGAAGCTCAAGAAG TCTGCTCTTGAGAATGAAGAACTCCAACAACATCTTCGAGTTGCCAAAGAAACACAGCAAGAACTTACAGAAGAG CTCCGTGACCTTGAGGAGAAGTACCAGGAGGTCATGGGGATGTTGCATGAGGCACAG GCGGAGGCAAAGACGATGCGGAAAAAGACCCAACCCAGCTCCTCTACCAAGAGGCCATACGGCAGCACTCTCCCCGGCATGTTTcctctg GACTCCCTGGCTTCAGAGATAGAACACACTATGAGACAACAAATAGGAGATGGCTTTGAAGGTCCCTCACCAAAAGACCAAAG AACCAACACCAAGAGAGTGATGGACACAGTCCGCTACATCAGGAGAAAGCCGCCCCCTGGGAAACCTATCCCAGGATCcaacaccaccaccaccatgaCCAGTATGAGCAACAGTCCGCTCTGCACCAACACCATCGGCTCAGGCAGTTCTTACACCAGCAGCCCGCCTAGTGAGAACTACGGTGCTGATGACGACGAAAACAGTAACGTTACTGGAAC GGATACCACTTCTAGTAAATCAAGCAACCTGGGGCGACCAGGCATCCCTGGATCCAACGACCTTGAAACGGCCTTGAGGAGACTCAGCTTGCGGCGAGAGGCGGAGAACATCTTCCGAGATCGACAGCGGGAGAGGCGGATATCAGAATGTAGAGAGTCGGACATTTCAGAAACGTCCACGCCTGATGAGAGCGATAGCATCATGTCGACGGGCAGCCATTTGTCGTTTCTTTCGCGTGGGTCGTCGTTCTCGCGCCCGTACATTCCAGAGAAACTGCAGATAGTGAAACCTATGGAGG GTTCCATGACCCTGCACCAGTGGCAGAGACTGGCGACCCCTAACCTTGCGGGGGTCCTGGAGTCGCAGGACGGCGTGCACATTAAGGGGTACCGCCACATCGAACAGGACTTCACCGAGGAGTACCATCTCAGCGATGTAGAGGAGGACGATGGAT GTGCTTGTCTGGAGCTCGACACTAGACCAAATTTGTCCAAAAGTGACGCAGCAGCCATGATAGAAAGTAACGATCACGATGACAGCACGAGTGTCCTTAGTTTGACACGATCTCTCAGTTTTACGTCCTTCCTTGCCGAGAATTTGTGTG TTGTGATCCAGCCGACGTCGGGCTCCCTGTCTACGAACACGACCTACACCTACACGCAGTGCGGCATCCTGCACCCGTCAGACGACAATACAAGTGTCAGCTCAAG GAGGTGTAGAAAGTGTTCTTGTTGTGAGAGATG GGTTAGAGCTCCATGTATACCAGG GTATTTAAAGACCTCAGGTTGGGATCTGTTAATACTTGGCCTGTGCCAAGCCTGTGCCATAAG CTCTAGCTCAGGAAGACCAGTGCCATCCGTCAGCATGTTGCGTAGCCAGCCCCCCGCGGTCGGCACCCTCCGTCGTACCTCCATCTCCAACTCCTGCTCCAACCTGCGGGAGGCCACCAGCACCTTCAGCACTAACACTGGACTTGCCAAGCTTCTCAAGGAACGCGGGATCCAGGCCATGAAACCTGTCAAACGAAAACCCGAGAGACTAAACGTGGACTTGAAAGTTTCGACGCAGACCACGCCGTCTGCTTCTGCATCGTCGTTGCCCAGGCAAAAGCTGCATATTGATTTGGATCTGAATTTGCCCTCCAATGCCAGCATTAACCTGAAAGTTGGAGCACCCAAACCGCCCCCGACTCCTCCCAACTCGCCCACAAAATCGGCCCCGATCCTGGGAACCGGCGGAATCAACTCTGCGACATTCGCAAGCAAGCTAGCACGAGCCAtgatgatgacgtcacccaACGGAAACAGCAGCACGGACAACTCCAAATACGACATCGTCAATAAGGTAAAAGAAATGGACATTGGCAGTATGATATCGACATGCGCCATCACGACAACCACCACCACCACGTCGTCACTTCCGAGCGGGCCGTTACCGAGTACAGTGATGTTAGGAACGGGGTACAGAGTGAGCTCTATCGCATCTCCTGGCCCAATGTCAGCGCTAAGCGGGAATTTCAAGATCCCACCGTCCCCAAAAGCACAACATCACGGATCAGTGAGAAAGAATGCCTCATTCTGA
- the LOC118405561 gene encoding trafficking kinesin-binding protein 1-like isoform X19: protein MEEEQACSLCSDRVAQMTKTYNDIEAVTRLLEEKERDLELAAKIGQSLLERNRLLSQKNDYLEEQLQIVSERNNQLQHELQLKEDLLQIYTQEESLSETDSSCTSPATGLIHIDVLQRKIKTLEEENFQIICEDLFSVQKAVKESTLDALWAMKTAAKLKTETVDYEEQEAKLVSDCVKELSTFQDELKEANTQIKQLTEELVRKNEDNARFQEESTSYLAQTIDLNKKLKKSALENEELQQHLRVAKETQQELTEELRDLEEKYQEVMGMLHEAQAEAKTMRKKTQPSSSTKRPYGSTLPGMFPLDSLASEIEHTMRQQIGDGFEGPSPKDQRTNTKRVMDTVRYIRRKPPPGKPIPGSNTTTTMTSMSNSPLCTNTIGSGSSYTSSPPSENYGADDDENSNVTGTDTTSSKSSNLGRPGIPGSNDLETALRRLSLRREAENIFRDRQRERRISECRESDISETSTPDESDSIMSTGSHLSFLSRGSSFSRPYIPEKLQIVKPMEGSMTLHQWQRLATPNLAGVLESQDGVHIKGYRHIEQDFTEEYHLSDVEEDDGCACLELDTRPNLSKSDAAAMIESNDHDDSTSVLSLTRSLSFTSFLAENLCVVIQPTSGSLSTNTTYTYTQCGILHPSDDNTSVSSRRCRKCSCCERWVRAPCIPGYLKTSGWDLLILGLCQACAISSSSGRPVPSVSMLRSQPPAVGTLRRTSISNSCSNLREATSTFSTNTGLAKLLKERGIQAMKPVKRKPERLNVDLKVSTQTTPSASASSLPRQKLHIDLDLNLPSNASINLKVGAPKPPPTPPNSPTKSAPILGTGGINSATFASKLARAMMMTSPNGNSSTDNSKYDIVNKVKEMDIGSMISTCAITTTTTTTSSLPSGPLPSTVMLGTGYRVSSIASPGPMSALSGNFKIPPSPKAQHHGSVRKNASF, encoded by the exons ATGGAAGAGGAACAGGCATGTT CCCTATGCTCGGATCGTGTGGCCCAGATGACGAAGACGTACAATGACATAGAGGCTGTCACACGACTTCTTGAAGAA AAAGAGCGGGACCTTGAGCTTGCTGCTAAGATTGGCCAATCACTGCTGGAGAGGAATCGACTCCTGAGCCAGAAAAATGATTACCTTGAGGAACAACTGCAGATTGTGTCAGAACGG AACAACCAGCTCCAACATGAGCTCCAGCTGAAGGAAGATCTGCTGCAGATCTACACCCAGGAGGAGTCTCTCAGCGAGACAGACTCCAGCTGCACCTCACCTGCCAC TGGACTCATCCATATTGATGTCCTTCAGAGGAAGATCAAGACTTTAGAGGAAGAGAATTTTCAGATAATTTGTGAG GATCTATTCTCAGTGCAGAAGGCTGTGAAAGAGTCTACCCTAGACGCCCTATGGGCCATGAAAACA GCTGCAAAGTTGAAGACAGAGACTGTGGACTATGAAGAACAAGAGGCCAAACTGGTTTCCGACTGTGTCAAGGAGCTAAGTACGTTTCAGGACGAACTAA AGGAAGCCAACACTCAAATCAAACAGCTGACTGAAGAGTTGGTGAGGAAGAATGAAGACAATGCGAGGTTTCAGGAGGAATCCACCAGCTACCTGGCACAGACCATCGACCTTAACAAGAAGCTCAAGAAG TCTGCTCTTGAGAATGAAGAACTCCAACAACATCTTCGAGTTGCCAAAGAAACACAGCAAGAACTTACAGAAGAG CTCCGTGACCTTGAGGAGAAGTACCAGGAGGTCATGGGGATGTTGCATGAGGCACAG GCGGAGGCAAAGACGATGCGGAAAAAGACCCAACCCAGCTCCTCTACCAAGAGGCCATACGGCAGCACTCTCCCCGGCATGTTTcctctg GACTCCCTGGCTTCAGAGATAGAACACACTATGAGACAACAAATAGGAGATGGCTTTGAAGGTCCCTCACCAAAAGACCAAAG AACCAACACCAAGAGAGTGATGGACACAGTCCGCTACATCAGGAGAAAGCCGCCCCCTGGGAAACCTATCCCAGGATCcaacaccaccaccaccatgaCCAGTATGAGCAACAGTCCGCTCTGCACCAACACCATCGGCTCAGGCAGTTCTTACACCAGCAGCCCGCCTAGTGAGAACTACGGTGCTGATGACGACGAAAACAGTAACGTTACTGGAAC GGATACCACTTCTAGTAAATCAAGCAACCTGGGGCGACCAGGCATCCCTGGATCCAACGACCTTGAAACGGCCTTGAGGAGACTCAGCTTGCGGCGAGAGGCGGAGAACATCTTCCGAGATCGACAGCGGGAGAGGCGGATATCAGAATGTAGAGAGTCGGACATTTCAGAAACGTCCACGCCTGATGAGAGCGATAGCATCATGTCGACGGGCAGCCATTTGTCGTTTCTTTCGCGTGGGTCGTCGTTCTCGCGCCCGTACATTCCAGAGAAACTGCAGATAGTGAAACCTATGGAGG GTTCCATGACCCTGCACCAGTGGCAGAGACTGGCGACCCCTAACCTTGCGGGGGTCCTGGAGTCGCAGGACGGCGTGCACATTAAGGGGTACCGCCACATCGAACAGGACTTCACCGAGGAGTACCATCTCAGCGATGTAGAGGAGGACGATGGAT GTGCTTGTCTGGAGCTCGACACTAGACCAAATTTGTCCAAAAGTGACGCAGCAGCCATGATAGAAAGTAACGATCACGATGACAGCACGAGTGTCCTTAGTTTGACACGATCTCTCAGTTTTACGTCCTTCCTTGCCGAGAATTTGTGTG TTGTGATCCAGCCGACGTCGGGCTCCCTGTCTACGAACACGACCTACACCTACACGCAGTGCGGCATCCTGCACCCGTCAGACGACAATACAAGTGTCAGCTCAAG GAGGTGTAGAAAGTGTTCTTGTTGTGAGAGATG GGTTAGAGCTCCATGTATACCAGG GTATTTAAAGACCTCAGGTTGGGATCTGTTAATACTTGGCCTGTGCCAAGCCTGTGCCATAAG CTCTAGCTCAGGAAGACCAGTGCCATCCGTCAGCATGTTGCGTAGCCAGCCCCCCGCGGTCGGCACCCTCCGTCGTACCTCCATCTCCAACTCCTGCTCCAACCTGCGGGAGGCCACCAGCACCTTCAGCACTAACACTGGACTTGCCAAGCTTCTCAAGGAACGCGGGATCCAGGCCATGAAACCTGTCAAACGAAAACCCGAGAGACTAAACGTGGACTTGAAAGTTTCGACGCAGACCACGCCGTCTGCTTCTGCATCGTCGTTGCCCAGGCAAAAGCTGCATATTGATTTGGATCTGAATTTGCCCTCCAATGCCAGCATTAACCTGAAAGTTGGAGCACCCAAACCGCCCCCGACTCCTCCCAACTCGCCCACAAAATCGGCCCCGATCCTGGGAACCGGCGGAATCAACTCTGCGACATTCGCAAGCAAGCTAGCACGAGCCAtgatgatgacgtcacccaACGGAAACAGCAGCACGGACAACTCCAAATACGACATCGTCAATAAGGTAAAAGAAATGGACATTGGCAGTATGATATCGACATGCGCCATCACGACAACCACCACCACCACGTCGTCACTTCCGAGCGGGCCGTTACCGAGTACAGTGATGTTAGGAACGGGGTACAGAGTGAGCTCTATCGCATCTCCTGGCCCAATGTCAGCGCTAAGCGGGAATTTCAAGATCCCACCGTCCCCAAAAGCACAACATCACGGATCAGTGAGAAAGAATGCCTCATTCTGA
- the LOC118405561 gene encoding trafficking kinesin-binding protein 1-like isoform X1 has protein sequence MQDLEIEEWPFEVETVGKKRVYTLEDIVEWPFEDLCNSPDLPEVEIISLIQEEIPRYKLRADTVFGYENKDWLESPALPPDTPVDLSPEQAEETLKYFALCSDRVAQMTKTYNDIEAVTRLLEEKERDLELAAKIGQSLLERNRLLSQKNDYLEEQLQIVSERNNQLQHELQLKEDLLQIYTQEESLSETDSSCTSPATGLIHIDVLQRKIKTLEEENFQIICEDLFSVQKAVKESTLDALWAMKTAAKLKTETVDYEEQEAKLVSDCVKELSTFQDELKEANTQIKQLTEELVRKNEDNARFQEESTSYLAQTIDLNKKLKKSALENEELQQHLRVAKETQQELTEELRDLEEKYQEVMGMLHEAQAEAKTMRKKTQPSSSTKRPYGSTLPGMFPLDSLASEIEHTMRQQIGDGFEGPSPKDQRTNTKRVMDTVRYIRRKPPPGKPIPGSNTTTTMTSMSNSPLCTNTIGSGSSYTSSPPSENYGADDDENSNVTGTDTTSSKSSNLGRPGIPGSNDLETALRRLSLRREAENIFRDRQRERRISECRESDISETSTPDESDSIMSTGSHLSFLSRGSSFSRPYIPEKLQIVKPMEGSMTLHQWQRLATPNLAGVLESQDGVHIKGYRHIEQDFTEEYHLSDVEEDDGCACLELDTRPNLSKSDAAAMIESNDHDDSTSVLSLTRSLSFTSFLAENLCVVIQPTSGSLSTNTTYTYTQCGILHPSDDNTSVSSRRCRKCSCCERWVRAPCIPGYLKTSGWDLLILGLCQACAISSSSGRPVPSVSMLRSQPPAVGTLRRTSISNSCSNLREATSTFSTNTGLAKLLKERGIQAMKPVKRKPERLNVDLKVSTQTTPSASASSLPRQKLHIDLDLNLPSNASINLKVGAPKPPPTPPNSPTKSAPILGTGGINSATFASKLARAMMMTSPNGNSSTDNSKYDIVNKVKEMDIGSMISTCAITTTTTTTSSLPSGPLPSTVMLGTGYRVSSIASPGPMSALSGNFKIPPSPKAQHHGSVRKNASF, from the exons CCCTATGCTCGGATCGTGTGGCCCAGATGACGAAGACGTACAATGACATAGAGGCTGTCACACGACTTCTTGAAGAA AAAGAGCGGGACCTTGAGCTTGCTGCTAAGATTGGCCAATCACTGCTGGAGAGGAATCGACTCCTGAGCCAGAAAAATGATTACCTTGAGGAACAACTGCAGATTGTGTCAGAACGG AACAACCAGCTCCAACATGAGCTCCAGCTGAAGGAAGATCTGCTGCAGATCTACACCCAGGAGGAGTCTCTCAGCGAGACAGACTCCAGCTGCACCTCACCTGCCAC TGGACTCATCCATATTGATGTCCTTCAGAGGAAGATCAAGACTTTAGAGGAAGAGAATTTTCAGATAATTTGTGAG GATCTATTCTCAGTGCAGAAGGCTGTGAAAGAGTCTACCCTAGACGCCCTATGGGCCATGAAAACA GCTGCAAAGTTGAAGACAGAGACTGTGGACTATGAAGAACAAGAGGCCAAACTGGTTTCCGACTGTGTCAAGGAGCTAAGTACGTTTCAGGACGAACTAA AGGAAGCCAACACTCAAATCAAACAGCTGACTGAAGAGTTGGTGAGGAAGAATGAAGACAATGCGAGGTTTCAGGAGGAATCCACCAGCTACCTGGCACAGACCATCGACCTTAACAAGAAGCTCAAGAAG TCTGCTCTTGAGAATGAAGAACTCCAACAACATCTTCGAGTTGCCAAAGAAACACAGCAAGAACTTACAGAAGAG CTCCGTGACCTTGAGGAGAAGTACCAGGAGGTCATGGGGATGTTGCATGAGGCACAG GCGGAGGCAAAGACGATGCGGAAAAAGACCCAACCCAGCTCCTCTACCAAGAGGCCATACGGCAGCACTCTCCCCGGCATGTTTcctctg GACTCCCTGGCTTCAGAGATAGAACACACTATGAGACAACAAATAGGAGATGGCTTTGAAGGTCCCTCACCAAAAGACCAAAG AACCAACACCAAGAGAGTGATGGACACAGTCCGCTACATCAGGAGAAAGCCGCCCCCTGGGAAACCTATCCCAGGATCcaacaccaccaccaccatgaCCAGTATGAGCAACAGTCCGCTCTGCACCAACACCATCGGCTCAGGCAGTTCTTACACCAGCAGCCCGCCTAGTGAGAACTACGGTGCTGATGACGACGAAAACAGTAACGTTACTGGAAC GGATACCACTTCTAGTAAATCAAGCAACCTGGGGCGACCAGGCATCCCTGGATCCAACGACCTTGAAACGGCCTTGAGGAGACTCAGCTTGCGGCGAGAGGCGGAGAACATCTTCCGAGATCGACAGCGGGAGAGGCGGATATCAGAATGTAGAGAGTCGGACATTTCAGAAACGTCCACGCCTGATGAGAGCGATAGCATCATGTCGACGGGCAGCCATTTGTCGTTTCTTTCGCGTGGGTCGTCGTTCTCGCGCCCGTACATTCCAGAGAAACTGCAGATAGTGAAACCTATGGAGG GTTCCATGACCCTGCACCAGTGGCAGAGACTGGCGACCCCTAACCTTGCGGGGGTCCTGGAGTCGCAGGACGGCGTGCACATTAAGGGGTACCGCCACATCGAACAGGACTTCACCGAGGAGTACCATCTCAGCGATGTAGAGGAGGACGATGGAT GTGCTTGTCTGGAGCTCGACACTAGACCAAATTTGTCCAAAAGTGACGCAGCAGCCATGATAGAAAGTAACGATCACGATGACAGCACGAGTGTCCTTAGTTTGACACGATCTCTCAGTTTTACGTCCTTCCTTGCCGAGAATTTGTGTG TTGTGATCCAGCCGACGTCGGGCTCCCTGTCTACGAACACGACCTACACCTACACGCAGTGCGGCATCCTGCACCCGTCAGACGACAATACAAGTGTCAGCTCAAG GAGGTGTAGAAAGTGTTCTTGTTGTGAGAGATG GGTTAGAGCTCCATGTATACCAGG GTATTTAAAGACCTCAGGTTGGGATCTGTTAATACTTGGCCTGTGCCAAGCCTGTGCCATAAG CTCTAGCTCAGGAAGACCAGTGCCATCCGTCAGCATGTTGCGTAGCCAGCCCCCCGCGGTCGGCACCCTCCGTCGTACCTCCATCTCCAACTCCTGCTCCAACCTGCGGGAGGCCACCAGCACCTTCAGCACTAACACTGGACTTGCCAAGCTTCTCAAGGAACGCGGGATCCAGGCCATGAAACCTGTCAAACGAAAACCCGAGAGACTAAACGTGGACTTGAAAGTTTCGACGCAGACCACGCCGTCTGCTTCTGCATCGTCGTTGCCCAGGCAAAAGCTGCATATTGATTTGGATCTGAATTTGCCCTCCAATGCCAGCATTAACCTGAAAGTTGGAGCACCCAAACCGCCCCCGACTCCTCCCAACTCGCCCACAAAATCGGCCCCGATCCTGGGAACCGGCGGAATCAACTCTGCGACATTCGCAAGCAAGCTAGCACGAGCCAtgatgatgacgtcacccaACGGAAACAGCAGCACGGACAACTCCAAATACGACATCGTCAATAAGGTAAAAGAAATGGACATTGGCAGTATGATATCGACATGCGCCATCACGACAACCACCACCACCACGTCGTCACTTCCGAGCGGGCCGTTACCGAGTACAGTGATGTTAGGAACGGGGTACAGAGTGAGCTCTATCGCATCTCCTGGCCCAATGTCAGCGCTAAGCGGGAATTTCAAGATCCCACCGTCCCCAAAAGCACAACATCACGGATCAGTGAGAAAGAATGCCTCATTCTGA